DNA sequence from the Thermococcus gammatolerans EJ3 genome:
CCGCGCTTTAGAATACATTCGAAAAATAATCTCGGGGGAAGATGTGCATAAAGGATAGCAATTCTTATATTAATCCAACTTCAAGGCTTAGTGGAGGTTGGTCTCAATGTCAGAGGAGGCTAAAAAATATTTCGTTCACCCCCTCGCGGTTGTCGAGGAGGGGGCCGAGATCGGCGAGGGAACGAGGATATGGCACTTCGCACACGTAAGAAAGGGAGCAAAAATAGGAAAGAACTGCAACATCGGAAAGGACGTTTACATCGACGTTGACGTCGAGATAGGCAACAACGTAAAAATCCAGAACGGTGTGAGCGTTTATCACGGGGTTAAAGTCGAAGACGACGTTTTTCTCGGCCCGCACATGACCTTCACCAACGACCTCTACCCAAGGGCCTTCAACGACGACTGGGAAGTTGTTCCAACCCTCGTCAAAAAGGGCGCTAGCATAGGGGCCCACGCGACGATAGTCTGCGGCGTGACAATCGGGGAATACGCTATGGTTGGGGCCGGAGCCGTCGTTACAAAGGACGTCCCACCCTTCGGGCTCGTCTACGGAAACCCCGCCCGGCTGAAGGGATTCGTCTGCTACTGCGGGAGGAAGCTGAAGGAAAAAATCGGCGAAGATGATGAACACATAATATTCAAGTGCTCCCACTGCGGAAGGGAGGTTAAAATCAGGAAGAAAGACTACGAACGCTACCTTAAGGAAAAAGACCTGTGAGGCGGTGAAAATGAGGAAGGTACCAATAGCCAAGCCCCTTATAGGGGATGAGGAAATAAAAGCTGTTGTTGATGTCCTGAAGAGCGGAATGCTCGCCCACGGAAAGGAGGTCGAGGCCTTCGAGAGAGAGTTTGCCGAGTACCTCGGCGCCAAACACGGCGTAGCCGTCGCCAACGGAACCGCAGCTTTGGACGTCGCCCTCAAGGCCCTCAAAATAGGGGAGGGCGATGAGGTCATAACGACCCCGTTCACGTTCATAGCCTCCGCTACCTCAATCCTCTTCCAGAGGGCAAAACCGGTTTTCGCCGACATCGACCCCAAAACCTACAACCTCGACCCGAACGAGGTTCTCGAAAAGATAACGGACAAGACCAGAGCAATACTCGTCGTCCACCTCTACGGCCAGCCTGCGGATATGAAGGCCTTCAAAGAGATAGCAGAGGATCACAACCTCTACCTCATCGAGGACTGCGCCCAGGCTCACGGTGCCCAGTTTGAAGGCCAGAAGGTCGGCACCTTCGGCCACATCGCCGCGTTCAGCTTCTACCCCACCAAGAACATGACGACGGGCGAGGGTGGAATGGTCGTTACCAACGACGACGAGCTCGCGAGGAGGGCAAAGCTTATCAGGAGCCACGGACAGGCCGAGAAGTACCTCCACATAGAGCTCGGCTACAACCTGAGGATGACCAACATCGGCGGGGCCCTTGGTAGGGTCCAGCTCAGAAAGCTCGATAGATGGAACGAGATCCGGAACGAGAACGCGAGGAAGCTGAGCGAGGGCATTGAAAAAATCCCTGGACTTACCCCGCCCTACGTCGACCCGAGGGTCTACCACGTCTTCCACCAGTACGTCATCAGGGTTGAGGAGGACTTCCCGCTCGGCAGGGACGAGCTTATGGCGAAGCTCCGCGAGAGGGGCATAGGCACCGCCGTTCACTATCCGATGCCGGTCCACCACCAGCCCCTCTTCCAGAAGCTCGGCTATGAGAAAGACTGCTGTCCGAACGCTATCGAGGCGAGCAGGAAAGTCCTCAGCCTGCCGGTTCACCCCGCCGTGAGCGATGAGGACATCGAGTACATCGTGAGAACTCTTGAAGAGCTTTCTTCTTGAATTTCCAATATTATCAGGTGAGGACAATGCTCCGCGTTGGAGTCGTCGGTGTCGGAATGATGGGCCAGCACCACGTCAGGGTCTACTCCGAGCTGGCCAGAGAGGGGAAGGTTGAGCTCGTTGGAATTGCCGATGCGAACTTTGAGAGGGCAAAGGAACTGGCCAAAAAATACGGGACCGTTCCTTATGGGGATTACAGGGAACTGGCAAAGGAGAACCTCGACGCCGTTGATGTAGCCGTGCCAACTTCGCTCCACAAAGACGTTGCACTGGAGTTCATAAGCCATGGAACGAGCGTTCTGGTGGAGAAGCCCATAGCGGACACGATTGAAAACGCTCGGGCGATAATACAGGCGGCCGAAGAGGCAGGTGTTACTCTCATGGTGGGTCACATAGAACGCTTCAATCCCGCCGTGCTGAGGCTTAAGGATTTAATATCAGAGGGGGAGCTGGGCAAGCTGGTAACAATCAGCGCCAAGAGAGTCGGGCCCATGGCCACCAGAATAAGGGACGTGGGGATCATAGTTGACCTCGGGGTTCACGACATTGATGTTATCAGCTATCTCTTCGGCGAGCCCATCAAGACGGTCTACGCGAGGGCCGGGAACGTCGTTCATCCCGCTGGAGTCGAGGATCACGCGCTGATAACCCTCGGTTTTGAGGATGGGACTGGAATCGTGGAAACCAACTGGCTCACGCCCCACAAGACGAGAACGCTCACCGTGGTCGGAACGGGGGGAATAGCATATCTCAACTACATAGAGCAGAGCCTCAAGCTCTACAACAGTGACTGGATCAAAGAGGCTAAGATACAAAAACGGGAGCCGCTGAGAAACGAGTTGGAGCACTTCATTGAATGCGTTAAAGCAGGTAAGAAGCCGATAGTCGATGGGAGAGCGGGCCTTCATGCGCTTCGCGTTGCGCTCTTGGCCCAGAAGAGCGCTAGAACGGGAAAGGTCATGGAGGTGAGAGAATGAAGCTGATCGGGCTAAATAAGGAGGAGGTCAAGAGAGTTCTCAAAGAAGGGAAGGTTACCATCGCGGTTTACGGCCTCGGCAAGATGGGCCTTCCCCTCGCGGCGGTCTTTGCCGACCACGGGGCCAACGTCATCGGAGTGGACATAAACGAAAAAGTCGTCGAAATGATAAACCGGGGCGAGAACCACGTTAAGGAGGAGCCCGGCCTCGATGAGCTGGTGAGGAGGAACGTCGAGGCTGGAAGACTAAAGGCGACCACCGATGGCGTCTGGGCCGCAAAACAGGCAGACGTTATGGTCATTCTCGTTCCGACCCTCACTGACGAGAGGGGCAATTTAAAGCTCGGCCCCGTCTATGATGTGGCCGAGAAAATCTCCCAGGGGCTTGAGAGGGGAGACATCGTGATAACCGAGGCCACGATGCCGCCCGGCACCACCGAGAGCCTGATCCCCATCCTCGAAAAATCAGGCCTAAAGCTCGGCGAGTTCGGATTGGCTCATGCTCCGGAGAGAACGATGACGGGAACCGCCATTAGGGACATCACGGGACAGTATCCCAAGATAGTTGGGGCAAGCGATGAGAAAACCCTCGAGGCCGTTATCGGAATATATGAGACCATAAACAGGAAGGGCGTTATTCCGATGAGCTCAATAAAGGCGGCTGAAGCAGTTAAAGTCTTCGAAGGCGTTTACCGCGATGTCAACATCGCCCTCGCCAACGAGCTGGCGATGTGGTGCGAGGAGCACGGGCTGGACGCTCTAGAGGTCTTCCAGGCGGCCAACACGCAGCCCTACTGCCACCTCCACATGCCGGGAGCCGGGGTTGGTGGGCACTGCTTTGCCAAGGACGAGTTCGTGTTCCTTGAGGAGGGTGGTATTGAACCATTGAGCGTTGAGGAGCTCTTCGAGCTCATTGAGGGGAAGACCGAGGAGATAGACGGGGTGCTAGTGAAACACCCGAATGAAGAATACCGCATACTGTCCTTTGATCCCGTCTCAAGGAGGCCGGTTTTTGGTAGGGTAACCCTCGCCACGAAGAGGAGGCTTAAACCAAGAGAAAAGGTACTTGAGATAAAAACGAAAACCGGAAGGAGTGTTAAACTGACGGAGAACCATATAGTGTGGGTTTACAAAGACGGAGCCTTCGTAGAAAAGCTCGCAAAGGATCTCACCCCGGGCGACATGATGACGATTCTAACAGAATTGCCGTCAAAGGAGACACCGGAGGTCATAGACGTTATTTCAATTCTCTCCAGGGATCCTCAGGGGTACAGAATAAAATTCCAAGGGATACCAGCCGAATCCAGAGCCGCCCTCCACGCCAAGCTGGCCCCAAAGTCGTATGACTACACGAAGGGCAACTACATTCCCCTAGAGTACTACTCTGAATTTAAAAACCTGCTACCGAGGCCTCAAGCTATCGCCACCGGAAGGGGGCCGAGCTATTTGGAATTTCCGCCGGAGATACATGTTAACGAAGAGTTCGCAACTCTACTGGGATACTACATCTCGGAGGGGTGCATAACAGAAGATTCATCTCTGAGAACGAGGTTCTCCTTCAATATCAGGGAGACCGACTACATAGGAGAAGTGAGGGGCATCCTTGAAAATATCGGCATCCGCCACTCCGAATACGTCCAGGGGAGCGTTCACCACATCAAGGTGTCATCAAGGGCTTTTGGCGAGCTCCTCAGGTTCCTCGGAACCGGGGTTAACTCCTACGACGCCAAGGTTCCGGGGTTCATCCTCTACAGCAAGGCCCTCCAGAGGGCAGTTCTCAGGGGGATAATAAACGGCGACGGGAGCGTTTCAGTATACGAAGGAAAGCACAGAACGAAAAAGAACGGCAGGGAATACATCACGGAAAAGATAAGCGCAAGCGTTGAGGTCGCAACGGCGAGCAATAAGCTAGCACAGCAGCTTTTCCTTATGCTCCAGAACCTTGGCATAGTCCCTTCATACAAGAGGAATGGAAACGTCCATATACTGCGCATTTTCGGGCCGGAGAACCTGGAGAAGCTTAGGGGGATCGTAAGCGGTGAGAAAGGGGAGAAGCTCGAATACTACCTGAGCAACATAAAGAAGAGGGAGAGGAACTCAAGCTTTAAGCCCATGGGGAGTTTCGCCCTCGTCGAGGTCAAGGAGATAAAA
Encoded proteins:
- a CDS encoding DegT/DnrJ/EryC1/StrS family aminotransferase; the encoded protein is MRKVPIAKPLIGDEEIKAVVDVLKSGMLAHGKEVEAFEREFAEYLGAKHGVAVANGTAALDVALKALKIGEGDEVITTPFTFIASATSILFQRAKPVFADIDPKTYNLDPNEVLEKITDKTRAILVVHLYGQPADMKAFKEIAEDHNLYLIEDCAQAHGAQFEGQKVGTFGHIAAFSFYPTKNMTTGEGGMVVTNDDELARRAKLIRSHGQAEKYLHIELGYNLRMTNIGGALGRVQLRKLDRWNEIRNENARKLSEGIEKIPGLTPPYVDPRVYHVFHQYVIRVEEDFPLGRDELMAKLRERGIGTAVHYPMPVHHQPLFQKLGYEKDCCPNAIEASRKVLSLPVHPAVSDEDIEYIVRTLEELSS
- a CDS encoding UDP-N-acetylglucosamine 3-dehydrogenase translates to MLRVGVVGVGMMGQHHVRVYSELAREGKVELVGIADANFERAKELAKKYGTVPYGDYRELAKENLDAVDVAVPTSLHKDVALEFISHGTSVLVEKPIADTIENARAIIQAAEEAGVTLMVGHIERFNPAVLRLKDLISEGELGKLVTISAKRVGPMATRIRDVGIIVDLGVHDIDVISYLFGEPIKTVYARAGNVVHPAGVEDHALITLGFEDGTGIVETNWLTPHKTRTLTVVGTGGIAYLNYIEQSLKLYNSDWIKEAKIQKREPLRNELEHFIECVKAGKKPIVDGRAGLHALRVALLAQKSARTGKVMEVRE
- a CDS encoding acyltransferase — encoded protein: MSEEAKKYFVHPLAVVEEGAEIGEGTRIWHFAHVRKGAKIGKNCNIGKDVYIDVDVEIGNNVKIQNGVSVYHGVKVEDDVFLGPHMTFTNDLYPRAFNDDWEVVPTLVKKGASIGAHATIVCGVTIGEYAMVGAGAVVTKDVPPFGLVYGNPARLKGFVCYCGRKLKEKIGEDDEHIIFKCSHCGREVKIRKKDYERYLKEKDL
- a CDS encoding nucleotide sugar dehydrogenase, with translation MKLIGLNKEEVKRVLKEGKVTIAVYGLGKMGLPLAAVFADHGANVIGVDINEKVVEMINRGENHVKEEPGLDELVRRNVEAGRLKATTDGVWAAKQADVMVILVPTLTDERGNLKLGPVYDVAEKISQGLERGDIVITEATMPPGTTESLIPILEKSGLKLGEFGLAHAPERTMTGTAIRDITGQYPKIVGASDEKTLEAVIGIYETINRKGVIPMSSIKAAEAVKVFEGVYRDVNIALANELAMWCEEHGLDALEVFQAANTQPYCHLHMPGAGVGGHCFAKDEFVFLEEGGIEPLSVEELFELIEGKTEEIDGVLVKHPNEEYRILSFDPVSRRPVFGRVTLATKRRLKPREKVLEIKTKTGRSVKLTENHIVWVYKDGAFVEKLAKDLTPGDMMTILTELPSKETPEVIDVISILSRDPQGYRIKFQGIPAESRAALHAKLAPKSYDYTKGNYIPLEYYSEFKNLLPRPQAIATGRGPSYLEFPPEIHVNEEFATLLGYYISEGCITEDSSLRTRFSFNIRETDYIGEVRGILENIGIRHSEYVQGSVHHIKVSSRAFGELLRFLGTGVNSYDAKVPGFILYSKALQRAVLRGIINGDGSVSVYEGKHRTKKNGREYITEKISASVEVATASNKLAQQLFLMLQNLGIVPSYKRNGNVHILRIFGPENLEKLRGIVSGEKGEKLEYYLSNIKKRERNSSFKPMGSFALVEVKEIKPIEYDDYVYSFEVEGTNTIVTTSGLIVHNCIPVYPWFVINLARKTNPRLTKTAREINDSMPHHVVELTVKALNEVGRPVKGSNILVLGLTFRGGVREFMKAAAKPIIEELKEWGANVYAYDPLCTREDAERFGAEWKEDFRDIDAIVITADHKEFRELDLEKLAKEVRTRVIVDGRNVLDPAEAEEKGFVYLRVGRTAYSP